In Micromonospora sp. WMMD980, the following are encoded in one genomic region:
- a CDS encoding OAM dimerization domain-containing protein — MSEKTVVRPYGDTTGDGMVQVSFTLPVPHDKRAEGAAVQLANKMGMDPAMLVHAKPIGDGFTFFVVYGRVNHLVDLDKVQVVERDFPLLSAKEVNAVVKQKMRRKLSVVGACIGTDAHTVGIDAILNVKGIAGEKGLEYYRELKVSNLGAQVSVPELVEAARQEKADAVLVSQVVTQRDAHLHNTREMSAAFREAMPAGKRPLLIVGGPRFDETMTGELGVDRIFGRGTTPGEVASYLVHALITSRRTGS, encoded by the coding sequence ATGAGCGAGAAGACGGTCGTGCGGCCGTACGGGGACACCACCGGTGACGGCATGGTGCAGGTGTCGTTCACGTTGCCGGTGCCGCACGACAAGCGGGCCGAGGGCGCGGCGGTGCAGTTGGCCAACAAGATGGGCATGGACCCGGCGATGCTGGTGCACGCGAAGCCGATCGGTGACGGGTTCACCTTCTTCGTGGTGTACGGGCGGGTGAACCACCTGGTGGACCTCGACAAGGTGCAGGTGGTGGAGCGGGACTTCCCGCTGCTGTCGGCCAAGGAGGTCAACGCGGTGGTGAAGCAGAAGATGCGCCGCAAGTTGTCGGTGGTGGGCGCGTGCATCGGCACCGACGCGCACACGGTGGGCATCGACGCGATCCTGAATGTCAAGGGCATCGCCGGGGAGAAGGGCCTGGAGTACTACCGGGAGTTGAAGGTCAGCAACCTGGGCGCGCAGGTGAGCGTGCCGGAGCTGGTCGAGGCGGCCCGGCAGGAGAAGGCCGACGCGGTGCTGGTGTCGCAGGTGGTGACGCAGCGCGACGCGCATCTGCACAACACGCGGGAGATGTCGGCGGCGTTCCGGGAGGCCATGCCGGCCGGGAAGCGGCCGCTGCTGATCGTGGGTGGGCCGCGCTTCGACGAGACGATGACCGGTGAGTTGGGCGTGGACCGGATCTTCGGTCGTGGCACCACTCCGGGTGAGGTGGCCAGCTACCTCGTGCACGCGTTGATCACTTCCAGGAGGACGGGCAGTTGA
- a CDS encoding lysine 5,6-aminomutase subunit alpha, producing MTGKLGLDPALVARARELARRAGQPVVDLARSHTTVSVERAVLRLAGASGADPDGIPWVNRLVDAVVADVGLGHGVALPVFDALAREGIADVTLLAQKAAAGSVRFEVPTAKAATAARRSSRRAVAAGVRQIDRRRAERDRLVRRFGDPKQRPWIYLIVATGDIYEDIPQAQAAARAGADVIAVIRSTGQSLLDYVPEGATREGFAGTYATQENFRLMRAALDSSSKELGRYVRLTNYASGLCMPEMATLAGLERLDMMLNDSMYGILFRDINPIRTFVDQRFSRQVHARAGIIINTGEDNYLTTADAVDEAHTVTVSQLLNEFFAHEAGLADRLLGLGHAFEINPDVPESLRLELAHALLARELFPDAPLKWMPPTKHMTGDVFRGNLLDGFFNLVGAMTGQGILLVGMMTEAVVTPWLSDRDIALQNVRYVLGAAGGLYEDFVPAPGGFVQQRAHRVLGEAVELLERIGEQSLLTAIAEGTFGIMKRPADRGKGLDGVARHADDYFNPATEILEQPA from the coding sequence GTGACGGGCAAGCTTGGGTTGGATCCGGCGCTGGTGGCGCGGGCGCGGGAGTTGGCGCGTCGGGCGGGGCAGCCGGTGGTGGATCTGGCGCGCAGCCACACGACGGTGTCGGTGGAGCGGGCGGTGTTGCGGTTGGCCGGGGCGTCCGGCGCCGACCCGGACGGCATTCCGTGGGTGAACCGGCTGGTGGACGCCGTGGTGGCCGACGTGGGGCTGGGGCACGGGGTGGCGTTGCCGGTGTTCGACGCGTTGGCGCGCGAGGGCATCGCGGATGTGACGTTGCTGGCGCAGAAGGCGGCGGCCGGGTCGGTGCGGTTCGAGGTGCCGACGGCGAAGGCCGCGACGGCGGCGCGGCGGTCGTCGCGTCGGGCGGTGGCGGCGGGGGTTCGGCAGATCGACAGGCGGCGCGCGGAGCGGGATCGTCTGGTGAGGCGGTTCGGGGATCCGAAGCAGCGGCCGTGGATCTATCTGATCGTGGCGACCGGCGACATCTACGAGGACATTCCGCAGGCGCAGGCGGCGGCGCGCGCCGGCGCGGACGTGATCGCGGTGATCCGGTCGACGGGGCAGTCGTTGCTGGACTACGTGCCGGAGGGGGCGACCCGGGAGGGGTTCGCCGGCACGTACGCCACGCAGGAGAACTTCCGGTTGATGCGGGCAGCGTTGGACTCCTCGTCGAAGGAGTTGGGCCGGTACGTGCGGTTGACGAACTACGCGTCGGGGCTGTGCATGCCGGAGATGGCGACGTTGGCCGGCCTGGAGCGGCTGGACATGATGCTCAACGACTCGATGTACGGGATCCTGTTCCGGGACATCAACCCGATCCGCACGTTCGTGGACCAGCGGTTCTCCCGGCAGGTGCACGCGCGGGCCGGGATCATCATCAACACCGGTGAGGACAACTATCTGACCACCGCGGACGCGGTGGACGAGGCGCACACGGTGACGGTGTCGCAGTTGTTGAACGAGTTCTTCGCGCACGAGGCGGGGTTGGCGGACCGGCTGTTGGGGTTGGGTCACGCGTTCGAGATCAATCCGGATGTGCCGGAGTCGTTGCGGTTGGAGTTGGCGCACGCGTTGTTGGCGCGGGAGTTGTTCCCGGATGCGCCGTTGAAGTGGATGCCGCCGACGAAGCACATGACCGGTGACGTGTTCCGGGGCAACCTGCTCGACGGGTTCTTCAACCTGGTGGGGGCCATGACCGGGCAGGGCATCCTGTTGGTGGGGATGATGACCGAGGCGGTGGTGACGCCGTGGTTGTCGGACCGGGACATCGCGTTGCAGAACGTCCGGTACGTGTTGGGCGCGGCGGGCGGCCTGTACGAGGACTTCGTGCCGGCGCCGGGCGGGTTCGTCCAGCAGCGGGCGCACCGGGTGCTCGGCGAGGCGGTGGAGCTGCTGGAGCGCATCGGGGAGCAGTCGTTGTTGACGGCGATCGCCGAGGGCACGTTCGGGATCATGAAGCGGCCGGCGGACCGGGGCAAGGGCCTCGACGGGGTGGCCCGGCACGCCGACGACTACTTCAACCCGGCCACCGAGATCCTGGAGCAGCCGGCATGA
- the lnt gene encoding apolipoprotein N-acyltransferase, translating to MPLPVAVPVAVAAGLALLAAFPPYGVWPLAPVGVALLAAAAHRRRLRAGAGLGFLAGVALFAPLLEWTNLHTGSLPWALLSLLQAGYLALLGAASAWVSPLVDRWRAAWPLLTGVLWVGQEALRDRTPFGGFPWGRLAFSQDTSPLLRLAALGGAPLVTFAVALAGGILLAAAWRDWRRPAGQWRPIAGLAAAAAALLAAGPAVPAGVRGAGDTVTVAIVQGNVPRLGLDFNAQRQKVLDNHVDATLELADRVDRGGQVRPDLVVWPENSSDIDPLRNPGAGYRISQAADAIDAPILVGAVLLGPGEGEVRNAGLLWRPGSGADLSQVYTKRHPVPFAEYVPLRSIARKVSAEVDRVRSDFVPGERPGVLDAGPATLGDVICFEVAYDGIVRDTVTGGAQLLVVQTNNATFDVAEARQQLAMVRLRAVEHGRAALMSSTVGVSGFVTPDGRVDGATGFNTAEVVVRQMRLGDGRTPATTVGVWPEVALAALAVVALAGAAVARRRRREVTPG from the coding sequence CTGCCGTTGCCGGTGGCCGTGCCGGTGGCCGTGGCGGCCGGGCTGGCGTTGCTGGCGGCGTTCCCCCCGTACGGTGTGTGGCCGCTCGCGCCGGTCGGGGTGGCGTTGCTGGCCGCCGCGGCGCACCGGCGGCGGTTGCGCGCCGGCGCCGGGCTGGGGTTCCTGGCCGGGGTGGCGCTGTTCGCGCCGCTGCTGGAGTGGACGAACCTGCACACCGGCTCGCTGCCATGGGCGCTGCTGTCGCTGCTGCAGGCCGGCTACCTGGCGCTGCTCGGCGCCGCCAGCGCCTGGGTGTCGCCGCTTGTCGACCGGTGGCGGGCGGCGTGGCCGCTGCTGACCGGCGTGCTGTGGGTCGGGCAGGAGGCGCTGCGCGACCGCACCCCGTTCGGCGGGTTCCCGTGGGGGCGGTTGGCGTTCAGCCAGGACACCTCGCCGTTGCTGCGCCTGGCGGCGCTCGGCGGCGCCCCGCTGGTCACGTTCGCCGTCGCGCTCGCCGGGGGGATCCTGCTCGCCGCGGCCTGGCGTGACTGGCGCCGGCCGGCCGGGCAGTGGCGGCCCATCGCGGGGCTGGCCGCCGCGGCGGCGGCGCTGCTCGCCGCCGGGCCGGCCGTCCCGGCGGGGGTACGCGGCGCGGGTGACACCGTCACCGTGGCGATCGTGCAGGGCAACGTGCCGCGGCTCGGCCTGGACTTCAACGCCCAGCGCCAGAAGGTGCTCGACAACCACGTCGACGCGACCCTGGAACTCGCCGACCGGGTCGACCGGGGCGGCCAGGTGCGCCCCGACCTGGTGGTGTGGCCGGAGAACTCCAGCGACATCGACCCGCTGCGCAACCCCGGCGCCGGGTACCGCATCTCCCAGGCCGCCGACGCGATCGACGCGCCGATCCTGGTCGGCGCGGTGCTGCTCGGCCCGGGCGAGGGGGAGGTCCGCAACGCCGGCCTGCTGTGGCGTCCCGGCAGCGGCGCCGACCTGAGCCAGGTCTACACCAAGCGTCATCCGGTGCCGTTCGCCGAGTACGTGCCGCTGCGGTCCATCGCCCGCAAGGTCAGCGCCGAGGTCGACCGGGTGCGCTCCGACTTCGTCCCCGGCGAACGTCCCGGCGTGCTGGACGCCGGCCCGGCCACCCTCGGCGACGTGATCTGCTTCGAGGTCGCCTACGACGGCATCGTCCGCGACACCGTCACCGGCGGGGCGCAGCTGCTGGTGGTGCAGACCAACAACGCCACGTTCGACGTGGCCGAGGCCCGCCAGCAGTTGGCCATGGTGCGGCTGCGCGCCGTCGAGCACGGCCGCGCCGCGTTGATGTCCTCGACGGTCGGGGTGTCCGGGTTCGTTACCCCCGACGGGCGGGTAGACGGTGCCACCGGGTTCAACACCGCCGAGGTGGTGGTGCGGCAGATGCGACTCGGGGACGGGCGTACCCCGGCCACCACGGTCGGGGTGTGGCCGGAGGTGGCGCTCGCGGCCCTCGCGGTCGTGGCCCTGGCCGGCGCGGCCGTGGCCCGCCGCCGCCGCCGGGAGGTCACACCCGGCTGA
- a CDS encoding hotdog domain-containing protein: MSEQDPRLGLTVVHRRYVPYAHAHYAGNLVDGAYALGLFGDVATEVCIRTDGDEGLFAGYADVRFTAPVRAGDVVEVTARVVRVGSRSRTLELSCAVVCRGRPDQGDSAAEVLDPPIVAVTATGTVVVPPTA, encoded by the coding sequence TTGAGCGAGCAGGATCCCCGGCTGGGGTTGACCGTGGTGCACCGCCGGTACGTGCCGTACGCGCACGCGCACTACGCGGGGAACCTGGTCGACGGGGCGTACGCGTTGGGGTTGTTCGGCGACGTGGCCACCGAGGTGTGCATCCGCACCGACGGCGACGAGGGCCTGTTCGCCGGCTACGCGGACGTGCGGTTCACCGCGCCGGTGCGCGCCGGTGACGTGGTGGAGGTGACCGCGCGGGTCGTGCGGGTGGGGTCGCGCAGCCGGACGCTGGAGTTGAGTTGCGCGGTGGTGTGCCGGGGTCGCCCGGACCAGGGTGACTCGGCGGCGGAGGTGCTGGACCCGCCGATCGTGGCGGTCACCGCGACCGGCACCGTGGTCGTGCCGCCGACCGCGTGA
- a CDS encoding RNA polymerase-binding protein RbpA, whose protein sequence is MGERMLRGSRLGAVSYESDRNTELAPRQTREYLCAKGHQFEVPFAVDAEVPTTWECKFDGSVARLVDGSEPEQKKAKPPRTHWDMLLERRSIAELEDILAERLQEVRTRRGRA, encoded by the coding sequence ATGGGCGAGCGTATGCTGCGCGGTAGCCGGCTGGGCGCGGTCAGCTACGAATCCGACCGCAACACGGAGCTCGCGCCGCGTCAGACCCGCGAGTACCTGTGCGCCAAGGGCCACCAGTTCGAGGTGCCGTTCGCCGTCGACGCCGAGGTCCCCACGACCTGGGAGTGCAAGTTCGACGGCAGCGTCGCCCGGCTGGTCGACGGCAGCGAGCCGGAGCAGAAGAAGGCCAAGCCGCCGCGTACCCACTGGGACATGCTGCTGGAGCGGCGTTCGATCGCCGAGCTGGAGGACATCCTCGCCGAGCGGTTGCAGGAGGTCCGCACCCGCCGCGGTCGCGCCTGA
- a CDS encoding FxsA family protein, which produces MRRGLRFVPPALLLLTLLELAVFVLVGRAVGFGAALLLVFAASLLGLVLLRREGMRAWRRFRAAAQAGQPPGAQVTDGLVGLAGALLLALPGLVSGVVGLLLLVPPLRRLAAGGVRRTTERRVSSMVAGDLFGPRRVRVYPGAPQPTPTPTAQPPAGSPQPGPAIEGEIVDR; this is translated from the coding sequence ATGCGCCGAGGACTCAGATTCGTACCACCGGCTCTGCTGCTGCTGACGCTGCTGGAGCTGGCCGTTTTCGTGCTGGTCGGGCGGGCCGTCGGGTTCGGGGCGGCGCTGCTGCTGGTGTTCGCCGCGTCGCTGCTGGGTCTGGTGCTGTTGCGCCGCGAGGGCATGCGGGCGTGGCGGCGGTTCCGGGCCGCCGCGCAGGCCGGCCAGCCGCCCGGCGCGCAGGTCACCGACGGTCTGGTCGGGCTGGCCGGTGCGTTGCTGCTGGCGCTGCCCGGCCTGGTCAGCGGCGTGGTGGGCCTGCTGTTGCTGGTGCCGCCGCTGCGCCGCCTCGCCGCCGGCGGGGTGCGCCGTACCACCGAGCGGCGGGTGTCGTCGATGGTCGCCGGTGACCTGTTCGGCCCGCGGCGGGTTCGGGTCTATCCGGGCGCGCCGCAGCCGACGCCGACTCCCACCGCGCAGCCGCCGGCGGGGTCGCCGCAGCCCGGCCCGGCCATCGAGGGCGAGATCGTGGACCGCTGA
- a CDS encoding polyprenol monophosphomannose synthase → MGAADGHPGVGRVLVVIPTYNEADNVRRVVARVRAAAPAVDVLVADDNSPDGTGGIADTLAGADAQVQVLHRPGKGGLGAAYLAGFAWARERGYDAVVEMDADGSHAPEDLPALLHAARDADVVIGSRWARGARVLNWPWRRLLLSRVGNLYARVALGMPVSDATGGYRVYRSAALDAIDLASVRSQGYAFQVELSRLAHRAGVRIVEVPITFAEREHGDSKMSPLIVAEALWRVTRWGVRDRRAAVRGRPRALARWP, encoded by the coding sequence GTGGGTGCGGCAGACGGCCATCCCGGGGTGGGGCGGGTCCTCGTGGTCATCCCCACCTACAACGAGGCGGACAATGTGCGCCGCGTCGTCGCCCGGGTCCGCGCCGCGGCGCCCGCGGTGGACGTGCTCGTCGCCGACGACAACAGCCCCGACGGCACCGGCGGCATCGCCGACACGCTGGCCGGCGCCGACGCGCAGGTGCAGGTGCTGCACCGGCCCGGCAAGGGCGGCCTCGGCGCGGCCTACCTGGCCGGTTTCGCGTGGGCGCGCGAGCGCGGCTACGACGCGGTGGTGGAGATGGACGCCGACGGTTCGCACGCCCCGGAGGACCTGCCGGCGTTGCTGCACGCCGCCCGCGACGCCGACGTGGTGATCGGCTCGCGGTGGGCGCGCGGCGCGCGGGTGCTGAACTGGCCGTGGCGGCGGCTGCTGCTGTCGCGGGTGGGCAACCTGTACGCGCGGGTGGCGTTGGGCATGCCGGTCAGCGACGCCACCGGCGGCTACCGGGTGTACCGGTCGGCGGCGTTGGACGCGATCGACCTGGCCTCGGTGCGCTCGCAGGGTTACGCGTTCCAGGTGGAGCTGTCGCGGCTGGCGCACCGGGCCGGGGTGCGCATCGTCGAGGTGCCGATCACGTTCGCCGAGCGGGAGCACGGCGACAGCAAGATGAGTCCGCTGATCGTGGCGGAGGCGTTGTGGCGGGTCACCCGGTGGGGGGTGCGGGACCGCCGGGCGGCGGTGCGGGGCCGCCCACGGGCGCTGGCCCGGTGGCCGTGA
- a CDS encoding peptide MFS transporter encodes MSSDAPVGARPPAGKTFFGHPRALSTLFLTEMWERFSFYGMRAILVLYLTAAVADGGLGIGESTANAVYGTYNAMVYLMALPGGWIADRLIGARRSVLWGGVVIAAGHYVMAIPTGWSVFAGMTLIVLGTGLLKPNISTMVGDLYERDSPRRDAGFSIFYMGINLGAFIAPLITGFLGEKINWHLGFGAAAVGMTFGVLQYVAGRRNLGDAGARPADPLLGADRRRALTRAGIAVGVLALALLVLLVAGWFTVDTVVNLLAVLTVLVTVGYFARILTDREISDTERLRMKAYVWLFVFAAAFWLIYDQAGSVLNIFAADRTDRNVGGFTFPASWLQSVNPILIIIGAPLAAWLWLKLGHRVSTPTKFAVGLVLNGLSFVLMAAAARAAVGGDLVSPWWLVAVYAIQVAGELSLSPVGLSATTKLAPVKYASQMLGLWFLATAVGDAVGGQVARLAQSWSQSTYFLTFGLASVLLGLAAVMFTRQIRGLMAGIH; translated from the coding sequence ATGAGCAGTGACGCGCCGGTCGGAGCCCGACCGCCTGCCGGGAAGACGTTCTTCGGTCACCCGCGGGCGCTGTCCACCCTCTTCCTCACCGAGATGTGGGAGCGGTTCAGCTTCTACGGCATGCGGGCCATCCTGGTGCTGTACCTGACCGCGGCGGTCGCCGACGGCGGCCTCGGCATCGGGGAGTCCACCGCCAACGCCGTCTACGGCACCTACAACGCCATGGTCTACCTGATGGCGCTGCCCGGCGGCTGGATCGCCGACCGGCTGATCGGGGCACGGCGCAGCGTGCTGTGGGGCGGCGTGGTGATCGCCGCCGGGCACTACGTGATGGCGATCCCCACCGGGTGGAGCGTGTTCGCCGGCATGACGCTGATCGTGCTCGGCACCGGGCTGCTCAAGCCCAACATCTCCACCATGGTCGGCGACCTGTACGAGCGGGACTCGCCGCGCCGCGACGCCGGGTTCTCCATCTTCTACATGGGCATCAACCTGGGCGCGTTCATCGCCCCGCTGATCACCGGCTTCCTCGGCGAGAAGATCAACTGGCATCTCGGGTTCGGCGCGGCCGCCGTCGGCATGACCTTCGGCGTGCTGCAGTACGTGGCCGGGCGGCGCAACCTCGGCGACGCCGGGGCCCGGCCGGCCGACCCGCTGCTGGGCGCCGACCGGCGTCGCGCCCTGACCCGCGCCGGCATCGCCGTCGGCGTGCTGGCGCTGGCGCTGCTCGTGCTGCTGGTGGCCGGCTGGTTCACCGTCGACACGGTGGTCAACCTGCTCGCCGTGCTCACCGTGCTGGTGACCGTCGGCTACTTCGCGCGGATCCTCACCGACCGGGAGATCAGCGACACCGAACGTCTCCGGATGAAGGCCTACGTGTGGCTGTTCGTCTTCGCCGCCGCGTTCTGGCTGATCTACGACCAGGCCGGGTCGGTGCTGAACATCTTCGCCGCGGACCGCACCGACCGGAACGTGGGCGGGTTCACCTTCCCGGCGTCCTGGTTGCAGTCGGTCAACCCGATCCTGATCATCATCGGCGCGCCGCTGGCGGCGTGGCTGTGGCTGAAGCTGGGCCACCGGGTGTCCACGCCGACGAAGTTCGCCGTCGGCCTGGTGCTCAACGGCCTGTCGTTCGTGCTGATGGCCGCCGCCGCGCGCGCCGCCGTCGGCGGCGACCTGGTCTCACCGTGGTGGCTCGTCGCGGTCTACGCGATCCAGGTCGCCGGTGAGCTGTCGTTGAGCCCGGTGGGCCTGTCGGCCACCACGAAACTGGCCCCGGTGAAATATGCCAGCCAGATGCTCGGCCTGTGGTTCCTCGCCACCGCCGTCGGCGACGCCGTCGGCGGCCAGGTGGCCCGGCTGGCGCAGAGCTGGTCGCAGTCGACCTACTTCCTCACCTTCGGGCTGGCGTCGGTGCTGC
- a CDS encoding glutamate mutase L, which yields MRAAVCADVGSTYTKAAVVDLDGGRLVGAASAPTTVGTDVLHGLDAAVGAATASAGVGEVPWYVCSSAGGGLRLAVIGYEPLVTAQAGRRVGLSAGANVVHVAAGRLGAAELAALRAARPDVVLLVGGTDGGDADTLTHNATRLARARWRVPVVLAGNVAARAGLHALLAEARVPVTVADNVLPRIGVLAPASARAAIREVFLRHVIGGKRLSRGSRFARLVRAATPDAVLTGVEVLADTVGGDLAVVDVGGATTDVYSVLTPDERAEGPGREVTGTLWRARTVEGDLGTRWSAPGVVRAAAEERLLAAGEQEVLTAAAAVRAADPGFLPGGDADRAADRRIAALAATVAVRRHARGAATGERAGRDLREVRLLVGSGGVLRHADAADAGVVLDAVLTDHAGGWPLPRAARPVVDVDYVLAAAGLLAAEHPDAAGGVLRRHLGT from the coding sequence GTGAGGGCCGCGGTGTGCGCCGACGTCGGGTCGACGTACACGAAGGCGGCGGTGGTCGACCTCGACGGCGGCCGGCTGGTCGGCGCGGCGTCGGCGCCGACGACGGTGGGCACGGACGTGTTGCACGGCCTGGACGCCGCGGTCGGCGCGGCCACCGCGTCGGCCGGCGTGGGTGAGGTGCCCTGGTACGTGTGCTCGTCGGCCGGTGGCGGGCTGCGCCTGGCCGTGATCGGCTACGAGCCCCTGGTCACCGCGCAGGCGGGCCGGCGGGTGGGCCTGTCGGCGGGGGCGAACGTGGTGCACGTGGCGGCCGGGCGTCTCGGCGCGGCGGAGCTGGCGGCGTTGCGGGCGGCCCGCCCGGACGTGGTGCTGCTCGTCGGCGGCACCGACGGTGGTGACGCGGACACGTTGACGCACAACGCGACGCGGTTGGCGCGGGCCCGCTGGCGGGTGCCGGTGGTCCTGGCGGGCAACGTCGCCGCCCGTGCCGGGCTGCACGCGCTGCTCGCCGAGGCGAGGGTGCCGGTGACGGTGGCGGACAACGTGCTGCCGCGCATCGGGGTGCTGGCGCCGGCGTCGGCGCGCGCGGCGATCCGGGAGGTCTTCCTGCGGCACGTCATCGGCGGCAAGAGGCTGTCGCGGGGGTCCCGGTTCGCGCGGCTGGTCCGCGCCGCCACCCCGGACGCGGTGCTCACCGGCGTGGAGGTCCTCGCCGACACCGTCGGCGGTGACCTGGCGGTGGTGGACGTCGGTGGGGCCACCACCGACGTGTACTCGGTGCTCACCCCCGACGAGCGGGCCGAGGGTCCGGGTCGGGAGGTCACCGGCACGCTGTGGCGGGCCCGCACCGTGGAGGGGGACCTGGGGACGCGGTGGTCCGCGCCGGGGGTGGTGCGCGCCGCCGCCGAGGAGCGGTTGCTGGCGGCGGGGGAGCAGGAGGTGTTGACGGCGGCGGCGGCGGTCCGGGCCGCCGACCCGGGTTTCCTGCCCGGCGGGGACGCCGACCGGGCCGCGGACCGGCGGATCGCGGCGCTGGCCGCGACCGTGGCGGTGCGCCGGCACGCCCGGGGCGCGGCCACCGGGGAACGCGCCGGGCGGGACCTGCGGGAGGTGCGGCTGCTGGTCGGCTCCGGCGGGGTGCTGCGCCACGCCGACGCGGCCGACGCGGGTGTGGTGCTCGACGCGGTGCTCACCGACCACGCCGGCGGGTGGCCGTTGCCGCGCGCGGCCCGCCCGGTGGTGGACGTCGACTACGTGTTGGCCGCCGCCGGGCTGCTCGCCGCCGAGCACCCGGACGCGGCCGGCGGGGTGCTGCGCCGGCATCTGGGCACCTGA
- a CDS encoding amidohydrolase family protein, with translation MTNPSTLYRGGVLHCPAEPSATALLVRDGRIAWLGADADAPVADRVVELGGALVTPAFVDAHVHATDTGLALSGLDLSAVRSAGELVAAVSAFAGGLPGDAVVLGHGWDESCWADAALPDAAALDRAAGGRRVYLSQASIHSALVSSALLAACPDAAGAAGFDGSGWLRRDAHHVVRAAAFTSVTRAQRVAAQRRALAHAASLGIAAVHECGGPDISDEEDFTGLLAVSGDGVPEVYGYWGELLGAARARDLGAVGAGGDLFADGALGSRTAHVSAAYLDGEPGACGHGYVSAEQVRDHLLDCAAHGMQGGFHAIGDAAIGTVLAGFAEAARKLGTERLRAARHRVEHAEIMSKRLIAGFVEYGIVASVQPAFDRLWGGSGRMYESRLGLSRSLESNPMGAMHGVGVALAFGSDSPVTPLDPWGSVRAAAAHHNPSQRMSVRAAFAAHTRGGWRAVHLDNEGVLALGAPATFAVWDSPAGVERGLPVLQAEDPELRGADDPTPLPVCRATVLRGDVIYQEGSS, from the coding sequence ATGACGAACCCCTCGACGCTGTATCGCGGTGGAGTGCTGCACTGTCCGGCCGAGCCGAGCGCGACGGCACTGTTGGTGCGGGACGGGCGGATCGCCTGGTTGGGCGCGGACGCGGACGCGCCGGTGGCCGACCGGGTGGTGGAGTTGGGCGGCGCGCTGGTGACGCCGGCGTTCGTGGACGCGCACGTGCACGCGACGGACACCGGGTTGGCGTTGTCGGGGCTCGACCTGTCGGCGGTGCGGTCGGCCGGTGAGCTGGTGGCGGCGGTGTCGGCGTTCGCGGGCGGGTTGCCGGGCGACGCGGTGGTGCTGGGGCACGGGTGGGACGAGTCGTGCTGGGCGGATGCGGCGTTGCCGGACGCGGCGGCGTTGGACCGGGCGGCGGGGGGACGGCGGGTCTACCTGTCGCAGGCGTCGATCCATTCGGCGTTGGTGTCGTCGGCGTTGCTGGCGGCGTGCCCGGACGCGGCGGGCGCGGCCGGGTTCGACGGGTCGGGGTGGCTGCGTCGGGACGCGCACCACGTGGTGCGGGCGGCGGCGTTCACGTCGGTGACGCGGGCGCAGCGGGTGGCGGCGCAGCGTCGGGCGTTGGCGCACGCGGCGTCGTTGGGCATCGCGGCGGTGCACGAGTGCGGTGGTCCGGACATTTCCGATGAGGAGGACTTCACCGGGTTGTTGGCGGTGTCCGGCGACGGGGTGCCGGAGGTGTACGGGTACTGGGGTGAGCTGCTGGGTGCGGCGCGGGCCCGGGACCTGGGTGCGGTGGGCGCGGGTGGTGACCTGTTCGCGGACGGGGCGTTGGGGTCGCGGACGGCGCACGTGTCGGCGGCGTACCTGGACGGTGAGCCGGGGGCGTGTGGGCACGGGTACGTGTCGGCGGAGCAGGTTCGTGATCATTTGTTGGACTGTGCGGCGCACGGGATGCAGGGCGGTTTCCACGCGATCGGGGACGCGGCGATCGGGACGGTGCTGGCGGGGTTCGCGGAGGCGGCGCGGAAGCTGGGCACGGAGCGGTTGCGGGCGGCGCGGCACCGGGTGGAGCACGCGGAGATCATGAGCAAGCGGTTGATCGCCGGGTTCGTGGAGTACGGGATCGTGGCGTCGGTGCAGCCGGCGTTCGACCGCCTGTGGGGCGGTTCGGGGCGGATGTACGAGTCGCGGTTGGGCCTGTCCCGGTCGTTGGAGTCGAATCCGATGGGCGCGATGCACGGGGTGGGTGTGGCGTTGGCGTTCGGGTCGGATTCGCCGGTGACGCCGTTGGACCCGTGGGGGTCGGTGCGGGCGGCGGCGGCGCATCACAACCCGTCGCAGCGGATGAGTGTGCGGGCGGCGTTCGCGGCGCACACCCGTGGCGGGTGGCGGGCGGTGCACCTGGACAACGAGGGGGTCCTGGCGTTGGGTGCGCCGGCGACGTTCGCGGTGTGGGACTCCCCGGCGGGGGTGGAGCGGGGTCTGCCGGTGTTGCAGGCCGAGGATCCGGAGCTGCGGGGTGCGGATGATCCGACTCCGCTGCCGGTGTGCCGGGCGACGGTGTTGCGGGGTGACGTGATCTATCAGGAAGGTTCTTCGTGA